The genomic segment GAATTTTCGTAGCTTTCTGCCGATATCGGTTATTTCACCCTTTTTGTTCAGTGCACTTAATTGAGTTAAGAGCTTTACCGCTTTTTCCCACGCTCCTTTACCGGGAGGATCCAGCCACTTGAGCTGTTTTGCATCGTTTACACCCCAGTGAGCAAGTTCGAGCACCAAGCTCGTGAGATCAGCATTGCAGATTTCAGGTGGTGTGAATGCAAGCAGGCCATGATGAATTTTTTCATCCCAAAGTCTGATACACATACCGCTGTTTTGTCTCCCTGCCCGGCCACGACGCTGCTCTGCAGATGCTCTAGATATCCTTGAAGTGACAAGGCTTGTTAGACCGTTCTTTGGGTTGTAAACCGGATGTTTATGTAAGCCGCTATCAACAATACAGCGCACACCATCAACAGTGAGGCTTGTCTCTGCTACCGGAGTTGCGAGGACCACTCTTCTTTGCCTGTTTTGTTTTGGGGCGAGAATTTTATCTTGCTGTTCTATTGGCAGATCACCGTATAGGGGCAGTATCTTGACATTGTTCCCAATGCTTTCAAGTTCCCTCTCAACAGATTTAATGTCTGCAATTCCAGGGAGGAAAGTTAAAATATCACCTTCATAGTTGGCCAGGGCATAGGATATAGCCGAAGTTACACTCATTGACAATGGGGTGAATTCTGTGGCAGGAGGCTGGTAAATCACAGAAACGGGGAAACTCTTACCTGCACTTTCCACTATTCGGGCATTATCAAGAAGTTTTGCTAATTTCTCACTATCTAAGGTAGCGGACATTACAAGTAACCTGAAATCTTCACGAAGAGTTGCCAGGTCAAGACAAAGTGCAAGGCAGAGATCTGCAATGAGGCTTCGCTCATGATATTCATCGAAAATAACAAGCCCAATATCTGTGAGTTCCTGATCTTTTTGGATTGTTTTAAGGAAAACGCCTTCTGTAACGATAAATATTTTTGTATTTGCTGAAAATTCTTTGGAGTAGCGAGTGATGTAACCAACCGTTTGTCCAATCCTTTCTCCTAAGAGAGAACTCATTCTGTAGGCAGCGGCCCTTGCAGCCACTCTGCGCGGCTCAAGCATGTAGATTTTTTTCCCGTGAAGCCAATCTTGGCCTAATAGGGTTATTGGTGCAATTGTAGTTTTTCCTGAACCCGTAGGGGACTTGAGGACGGTGTGACCAGCGGCAAGGCTCTCTTGCAGGCTATCAAGAACAGCAGAGATTGGGTAATTTGAGAGAGATTTAGTTATAGTTGGGTTTTGCATGCAGAATGTGGCCTTTGTTAGTGTTTGATCTTATTGACGTTATCCCATCGTCAGTCCCATTTTTAGCTGAGTAGTTTCGTATGCCTGCACCTAGATGTCAAATTATTACGGTACAGATTATCCTGAGACATAGGGTTTACTTGGGGTAGATAAGAGGCAAGCATTAATTTTATTCAAAGCCTTGATCGCAGCCCTACCTGCTTGTAGTGACACATCGTCTTTTCAGCAAGAGATATTTGTTGGTACCCTGTGCTTTCCTGCTCCTTTTTCTTTAGTGTTTTTTACTGCATCATATTTTCTACGCCTTTGTATAGCCGAGCCTCCTGCTTTCCGTGCTATAATGAGTTAATATGGACTCCATAATGTTGGGTTGGATCATGTGGAAGGAGCTAATAGATAATATCGCAGCTCACCTCAAAGGTTAATACTGCCACGTCAAGCTAGACATCACAGGAACTGTTAGTTCGAATATACCGAAACATCTTAGCGTATTTATCTATTTGTACTAAGTGAATATTTGCTTTATTATTCGATTCATGACGGATTCAATATCAGAATTGAGGATAGATTTTTCTTATAAATCAATTTAACTAATAAAAGGTATCATCATGGAAATATTACTGTTTTTTGGTTTAGTAACTTTTTCTGCCCTCTTTTGTTTTACCCTGAAAGTCAACCAGTCGAAACACAGGCCCAACCCAAATACCCCTGGGGACCTTGTCTTTTTGAAAGTTACGCCAATCCAACAACCAGAGCGTTCCTATAACAATATTCGGCTGAGGCCATTCTAACAATATTCTGTAGGTGGTGGAGCCTCATCCACAGATTCCTCGTAGCAGGTTTATCATTAAATTATCAGGAGTTTCACAATGCGTAGATTTTTAAACTTTTTTTCCTTTACTACAGCCCTTGTGGTCTTTTTGGGTTTTGGCGGAGTAGCCTTTGCGACTGGCTCTGGAATGGTTCAGGACACCTTGAATCTGACAAAGCACTGGGGAGGATATGTTGCATTGATAGTCTTCGTGGTGGCGTATGTATTTGTCATGCTTGAAGAGATTACGCATATGCGAAAATCCAAACCGGTCCTGTTAGCTGCCGGTATTATCTGGGGTGTGATCGGCCTGATATATGCGATGAATGGCATTGATCATGCTGCAGAGGCTGCCCTGCGTCATAATATTCTCGAATATGCAGAGCTGTTTCTCTTTTTGCTGGTGGCCATGACCTTTATCAATGCCATGGATGAGCGGCAAGTCTTTGAGGTTCTCCGGGTAAAGCTGGTCAATGCCGGTTACTCCTTCAGAAAACTCTTCTGGATCACCGGTTTGCTGGGCTTTTTCATCTCTTCGGGTGCAGACAATCTTACCACGGACCTGTTGATGTGTGCTGGGGCGATGGTTATCGGCAAAGAGGATAAAAAATTTGTAGGCCTGGACTGAATTAATATTGAGTGCTGCCGCCAATGCGGGCGGTGCTTTTAGCCCCTTTGGAGACATTACCACCTTGATGGTATGGCAGAAGGGAATTATCCAGTTTCAGGAATTTTTCGTATTATTTATCCCCTCTGTCGTCAATTGGCTTGTGCCGGCAGTTATAATGAGCTTTGCCGTACCAAATAAGCAGCCTGAATCAGGCATTGATGATATAAAACTGAAGCGTGGGGCCCTTGTGATTATAGGTCTTTTTCTCTGGACCATCGCCACTGCTGTAAGCTTTCATAATTTTCTGAAACTGCCACCGGTGGCTGGTATGATGGCCGGTTTGTCGCTCTTGAAAATATTCGGCTACTACCTTAACAAAACCCATGTTAAAAACCGTTTAACCTATGATCCAGTAAAAGCGGAACAACGGATCGGCCAGATCGTTCCATTTGATATTTTCGCCAAGGTAGCACGGGCAGAATGGGATACACTGCTTTTTTTCTACGGTATCATCCTCTGTGTTGGTGGTCTCGGTTTCATGGGTTACCTCGGCCTTGCCTCAAACATAATGTACCTTGACCTGGGGCCGACAACCGCCAATATCATTGTAGGATTTCTCTCAGCAATTGTTGATAACATTCCGGTCATGTTTGCCGTTCTGACCATGATGCCGGAGATGTCTCAAGGTCAGTGGCTACTTGTCACCCTGACAGCGGGAGTTGGTGGAAGCATGCTGTCCATTGGTTCAGCCGCAGGGGTGGCACTTATGGGGCAGGCCAGAGGCAAATATACATTTTTCGGACACCTCAAATGGTCTCCGGTGATTGCCCTGGGATACGTAGCAAGTATCTATACCCATTTCCTCATAAACAGTTCATTGATGTAGCTGAAAAGTGGCTGGTAGTACAGAGCTTATTTTTCAATGATAATAAAATCCCCGTTAGGAGCTTATCAAGTCTCCTGACGGGGGCAGTAGAGTGTAGTTATATGCAGGCTTGAAAACATTTAAGAGGCATAATTTTCTAAGAGTAAAAAATCAGTTTTTAACACCAGTTGATTGATCGAGGTACTCTCCACCCTGTTGCTCTTTGTCGGTAGCATAGGAGGTGCCTAGTGTTTTCAAACAAGGAGTGAAACTATTGTTGAGGTGCTGTTGGATTGTTCACGCAAGCCTTGCAGGTGCCCTTGTTGTTTTTGGGCTCTCCTGCTTACTAACATTCAAAAAATAGTTTTTGTTGGGCAGCATCAGAGATAGCTGCTACGGCAGGATGTTTGATAATCCGCTCAACCGAAATTGCATAAAATTTTTCTCTTATTTTATTTGTACGTCCAATCACCTGAACTTGATACTGTTGTGCAACTTCTTTTTCGATAACTGTTGGTGCCATGAAAATGCCATCACCAGCTTGTCCAAACACTTTAACTAATGCATTATCATCAAACTCGCCAATTATTACCGGGTGAACTCCAATTCTTTCAAACCACTGGTCGAGCATGCCTCGCGATGAGCTCATGGGCATGGGCAGCAACATGGGCGCTTCATCTAGGGAATGGGGGAAGTTGCTCTGGCGCGGTTTGGCAAGTTTTTCGACCCCAAAAAAAGAGACACCGCACTCACCTAGAAGATGATTGTAGGCCTTGATACTTAAACTTGAGCGAATCGGAGTATCTGTCAAAACCACATCGAGATTATGCAAGGCCAGTTCGGCAAGTAACTGTTCATCTTTTCCCTCGTGACAACTCAAACGCACTTTTTCAGGTAGCTTTCCTGTTGGCTCAAGAAGCTTTCGAGCCACAAGTTTTGGAATTACGTCGACGATGCCCACTTTCAGTGATAAGGGGCCAGCAACTGGCCGACCATGTAGAGAGTCCATCATTTCCCGGCCCAGAGAAAATATCTCATCTGCATACCGAAAAACAAGATGTCCCATGTCTGTAGGTTCAATATTTCGGCCGACCCGCCTGAACAGTTTTGCCCCTAAATTTTCTTCGAATTTAGATAATTGGGCGCTCACTGTTGACTGAGCTAAGCTGAGTTTGGCGCTGGCTGCTGTGATGCTCCCCTCTTTCATTACAGTCCAAAAATAAAACAGATGATGGTAGTTGAGCCATTCCATGATATTGCAATCTCTCCAGGGTTGATTTGCGCGGCTTTACTGCGAGATAACACGTTTCGTTAAATTCGATATATTGTAACATTTTTATCTGTATGCTCTATTTGTTTCTTCACTATATAATTGCTTAGTGATTGATTCAATATAAGTATTGAACTGTAGAATTTAGTGCCTGTTAGACGGCCCATAAATTTTTGGATTTACCTGTTTGAACGTTGTATTCGCGGTTACGGTCATGCTGCCCTGATAATGCTGTGCTGTCCCAACTTTCCCTCGTTTTCTTGTCTACCCAAGACGTCAAGGTCATTGCTTCAGCGCCCCACTCTGGCCAAATTTTGGTTTTTCTCCTGCTAGCTACCATGACTCCTCCAATGCTCTATGTTATAAGAAAACATCATCGAGCAAAGTCAGTAACTTCTATTTATGCAATAAGGCCTCGATTAATCCAAAACAGGGGTAGCGTCATGCCTGAAACGGTGGGGATCTCTCAATGTTGTTTTTTCTGTTTTTTAGATCATATGCTATTAAAATTATTACAAAACATTCCTCGTTCAGGAAGGTGTATTTCTAGTTGACAATGTTAGAGAAGTTCGGTTAAGGTAGTTTTATTAGATACCTCCAAGGTAGATGATACGTATGATGGATAAAGTATCGTACAACACTCGTGCTAATGTAGCGCGGTACGATAGCAGAGAAACCCAAGGTTGGTTACCTTGGGTTTTTTTGTATTCTATCCGCTATATAGAGCTTACGTCAAACGTTGCATTTTTCCGAGTCATGCTTTCGAAGAATTATTCCAAAAGAAGACTATTATCTACAGGATAGATGCACTCATTTTTCTGATCTTCTTCTTTCTATAATTGCTAATTTTCATACGGAAATATTTATAACAGGACTAGGGGAGACTCTTTGCGTGATAACGATGGGGGGCAAATCGTTATTGGCTTGAGGCTCCCTAAGGGAAAGCCAAGGTTTTTTTAAGCGCCCCGATCGACTTTTTATGCATTTTGTTGGCCTTGTTGCATAAATTCTGAAGGAAGAAAATCAGTTTTCCTCTGTTCCACTCCATCTTAGCAAACAACCTCTTGAACAGGCATTGCTCTTGCTCAAGGTCTTGATTACAGTGGACTTAGGCTTGACCGTTGTATTCGCGAAGGCTTAAATTATCGTTCATCAACTGCTTGTAGTGATACATGGCAGAATTTAAATTTTCGAACGATGTTAAAGCGATTCAATTGCAAAACAATCGAGTTTTCCAAAAGTACTGAGCTGCATGATAAGGTAATTGGTACTTTTTTCGAACGAGAATTTTATTAAATAACAAATTGGCATTACGACCTAAGTTGTTTATAGCTTATGCTTACCCCTCCCAAAAATAGTTTAATTACTACTTGCGAAGTGTAAACTTGCTTTTTCTTTTACGTTTTTTACAGAGCGATTTTACGAAGTCAGCACTTGTTATATGAATTCAGGCATTAAAAAATTATCAAAATAATGAAAAAGGGAATTTGCATAAAATGAATATTACCTACAGAGATGCTTCTGTTAATGACTTTAGCACTATTATACAAATATTTGTAAAGAATATGTCCCACAGCGTATTTACTAAAGCAACTGATAAAGATGTCCTTAGCTGCATAGCAGCTATTCAGATGGCAGAAGAATTTCATATTGCAAGTTGTATCAAAATAGCTGAATGGGATGGAGAGATATGTGGTGTTTTGATAGGTGCAACTGATGCTAGTGTGCCACCAGCAGTTTCATTCGACTATAACGCAATGATAAGAGATGCCAACATAAAGTTAACGACCACGAGTGAAGGACAGATGGTTTTAACAGAAATGCTTTTACATAATAAAAACGTAAAATTTGAATCGGAATGTGAGGTGATATTAGACTGTGATGGAGAATTGATGTTTTTTGCTGTGAATCAAGAGTACCGGCGCTACAAGATAGGATCTTGCTTAGTGAAGAACTTTGAAGAGTTTCTTCAGAAATGTGGTAGCAAAAAATATTTCCTTCATACTGATAGTCAATCCACTTTTCAATATTATGAGAACAACGGGTTTGAATGTGTGTGGAAAAAACAAAGTATATTTAACTCATCCGTTGAGCATTATACATACGTAAAAGAATTAGGAGCATGTTGCGTTTCGAGGTCGTAACTTGGTAAAGGAATGTTTTATTGTTACTTGTTGGGGCCCGACGATTGGTTGGCCGCTTCTTAAATAAATTTGGTTTGAGTTGATGAAACTCTTTCAGCTTATCCATGGGCGTTAAATGCTTCAATGCTTTTTGCGGGTGGCTATTATAAACGAGTTCGTATCGGTGCATTGTATCCTCAAGATCTTGTGCTGACTCGAAAGTAGTTCTTTTCAGAATGGCAGCAATGCGCCCATTGAAACGTTCAACCATTCCGTTTGATTGAGGATGCATTGGCTTTATAAGTCTATGCTCAATATTGTGGACGGTGCAATTTTGGTCAAAACCATGTTTACCTGTATGTACTTACGAATTCGGGGCGTTGTGGTTGCATTTGCATGTAGCTTATGGCAAAAATCACCTTTTGAAAGGAAGTTAATAAAATCCTGCATCCATGCATATGATTGCAACAACCTTTCACTACGGATGTCTAGGAAATCATCAGGGACCCAACAATTAGGTTTGAATAGGTTGACTAACTACGTACTTCTTTATTATTATCCCGTGATAAACACTCTATCGTCGTGGACTTGGTACTTCTCTCAAGATTCTTCAGGATAACAGCCACAAAGGCAGTTCGCAAGCTTGTCAGGCGTCAGTTGCCAGAAGTAGCACTGCAGATCGACGCTACATAGCGCCCTTTTGAATTCATCAAGATCATAACGTCGACCGGTCAGCACTGCTTCCAATCCTTGCATATCATTTCCACAGGCACTATCACCACAAATCTTGATATTTTTGACAATCCCCCCCTTTACCATTAGGTCAAGGTCAATCCGGCAGTCATTCAACCGGGCGGTTCTGCGGATACGGCATTCAGGGGATTTGCCATAGTTCCATTCCCAGGCATGGTACTTTTCTTTGGACAGCAGGTGGATGTCTTTCCAGTCCTTGTCGGTCAGTTTCTTTTCCCGCATGCCGCCGTACGGCGCAAAAATAGAATCCTGTATACTGTTCTTGAAAGTGTCCATATCCATGTAGCCTACAAGGTGCTCGCAGATGTTTGTCACCCTGCTTCTGACGGATGGTACGCCCCTGGAGTCAGTTTGCTCCACTTTCCCCTTCAGGGCGCGAGCCAAGTCTTGCATCTCCACATCAAAAAGCAGTGTTCCGTGGCTGACTATGCTCTTTTTCGTTGAATATTGGGCCATTCCAGATATTTTCATGCCGAAAGCGAAGATATTGTTTCTCTCGGAAAGTTCTGCCGGAACGCCCAGGCCCTGCAATGCCTTGATAACCGGCGCGGTGATTTTTTTGAAATTAAGTATGTTCGATTTTTCGTATTTGGTGATGAAACTAAAATTCAGATTCCCGTGGTCATGGTAGACGGCGCCACCTCCCGAAATCCTGCGAACGACATGAATCTCCTTCTGTCTGACGAATGCGTGATCGATTTCCTGAAACGCATTCTGGCTTCTTCCTATTATGACAGCAGGCTCATTGATATACAATAGCAGGTAGTCATGCTGCGGATCAAGATTCCTCAGGCAATATTCTTCGAAAGCCAGGTTGAGGCGCGGGTCGGTAATGCCGGAATTATCGATAAATAACATGGCCATCCTTGACCTCTGCTGTTGAAACCTGAAAACAGGCTATGGATCGGTTACGGGCATTGGCAAGGTGCAGGCCGGCCTGCCAAACCTCAGTCGATGCGGGCAGCGAGGTAGCCGATGAGGTCGTTTAGGGTAATGATCTGTCCATAGTCCTCCTCTGGAATTTCCACCCCGAGTTCTTCATAGAGCTTGACGAAAAAAGTGAGGACATCAAAAGAGTCGATGTCGAGGGCATCCTGCATGTTCTCGTCGGCAGCCAACCCATCTAAATCGGCTTCGGGGGTGATTGGTTGCAGGGCCCGGAGGATGGTCTCTTTGATTTGCTCTTTTCTCATAACTCTTCCGGTTTTTGCAGGTGGTGGTTGAGGGCTTCCAGAAACTGGGCCCCGCGATGGCCGTCGGTGGCACGGTGGTCTGCGGCCAGAGTGGCTGTCAGGATGGGACGAATGCCGAGCATACCGTCCTTGGCCCAAGGCTGCTCCAGGATTTTACCGAACCCGACCAGCGCTACTTGGGGGGGATAGATGACGCCATGAACCACCTCAACCCCCAGGTCCCCCAGGTTTGTTATGGTAACGGTAGCATCGGTCAGCTCCGAGCTGCGCAGGTGACCGCTGCGGGTGCGGGTAATCAGGTCGGACAAGGTTTCCATCAGCTCGGGCAGGCTCTTGAGGTTGGCATGGTGAATGGCCGGTGCCACCAGGCCGCCCTGCCGAAGCGAGATAACGAAGCCGATATGCACCGCTTCCTCGGGCTGTTGGCGATTGTCGAGCCAATAACCGTTGAGTTCCGGCACCTTTGCCAGGGCCAGGGCGGTGGCTTTGATCAGCGGCACCACAGGCAATACCCGCTCCTTGATAGAACGTTTCTTGTTCTCTGCCTCCAGCCAGCGCAGGGTATTGCTCATATCGATGCGGCTGGCCAGATAGTAATGAGGAATTTCCCGGTTGGACCGGGCCATTGCGGTTGCAATGGCCTGCCGCATGGCGGCCCCTGGCGTAGATGGCACCGATTGGGCTGCGGCCTTTTCCGCCGCTGCGGCACGTTCAATGTCGATGCCGGTGATGGCGCCGCCCTGCCCTGTGCCCTGGACTGTGCTCAGTTCAACGTCCAGTTCAGCAAGCAGCTTGCGCGCCCGGGGCGAAATCCTCAGCCTTTTGCCCGCTGCAGTGACCACAGCCGGAGGCGGCTCTGCCGCCGGTTCCTCACGGTGCGCCGCGATCAGGCAGGCCTTGTACTTGAACACCGGTTCCGGCAACGCTTCTTCCCTCAGCTCCCTGCCCTGCTCTCCGTTCCCCTGGATGGTCGCCAGCACAGTGCCCACGGGAACATTCTCGCCCCGCTGGACCAGGATCTGCTCGATGACGCCGTCGGTAAACACCTCGATCTCGATCACCCCTTTTGCGGTTTCCACCTCGGCAATGATATCGCCACGTTTGACCTGATCGCCCAGCTTGACCTTCCATTCGACCAGCCGCCCCTCTTTCATGTCGGCACCCAGGCTGGGCATGCGGAACTCAGTCATTGGAAGCCACCATTCTTTTTGCGGTTGTGACGATGGTCTCAGCCTGCGGCATCGCCGCGTCTTCAAGGTGTTTGGCGTAGGGCATGGGGACCTCGGCGCCACAGATCCTCTCGACGGGGACATCCAGATCGTAAAAGGCACCTTCCATGATACGTGCACTGATCTCTGCGGAAATTCCCCCGCTACGCCAGCCTTCATCGACGATCAGTGCCCGGTGCGTAGTTGCGATGGAGGAGAGGAAAGTCTCCTCATCCAGCGGCCGCAGGGTCCGCAGGTCTATCACTTCCGCCTCGATGCCTTCGCCGGCGAGTGCTTCGGCCGCCTCCAGAGCCTTGAACAGGCTGGCGCCGTAGGTGATGATCGTCAGGTCACGGCCTCGTCGGCGTATCAGGGCCCTGTCAATGTCCACGGCTCCTGCGTCTGCCGCCAGCGGCCCCTCCATGTTCAGCAACCCCTGGTGTTCAAAGATGAGCACCGGATCGGGGTCTTCCAGGGCGGTCCAGAGCATGCCTCGCGCATCCTCCAGGGTTGCCGGGGTCAACACCTTGATGCCGGGAACATGGGCATACCACCCCTCCAGGCTGTGAGAGTGCTGGGCCGCCAGCTGCTTGCCGCCGCCGGTGGACATGCGGATAACCAGAGGAACATTGAACAGCCCGCCCGACATATGCAGAAATGTTGCGGCATTGTTGATGATCTGATCGGCTGCCAAAAGGCTGAAATTGACCGTCATAATTTCCACGATGGGACGCATGCCGCCAAGGGCAGCCCCAATGCCGGCCCCGGTGAAGGCCGACTCCGACAGGGGCGTGTCGATGATCCGCTCCGGGCCGAACTCTTCGAGCAGCCCTTTACTGACTGCAAAGCAGCCACCGTACCGGCCGACATCCTCCCCCAAAAGAAACACTCTTTTGTCCCGTTGCATCGCTTCGCGCATCGCTGCCCGCACAGCTTCCCGATACGTGGTCTGAATCATGTTTTTTTCGCTCATGTCGTCCCCCTTTCCGAATAAACAAAGCGCGTTAGATCCTCCACCGGCTCCCAGGTACCGTTTTCGGCAAAAGCCACCGCCTCTTCAATTTCCCTGGCAACTTGCCGCTCCAGTTTCTCCATGTCGCCATCGCTTAGCAGATCCTGCTTCTTGAGGCGTTTGACGAAGGAATCGATGGGGCAACGTTTCTTCCACTTGTCGACCTCGGCCTTGGACCGATAGAGTTCCGGATCAAACATCGAATGGGCCCGGAAACGGTAGGTGCGGCACTCCAGAAAGTACGGTTTTTGTCCCGAGCGCACAGCGTTCACAGCTTCATTGGCCGCCGCCTCAACGGCAAGTACATCCATGCCATCCACGGCTGAGGCGGCAATGCGGTAGCTGACCGCCTTACGGGTCAGATCGGTGACCGACTGCGACCGCTCCAAGGCGGTGCCCATGGCATAAAGATTGTTCTCACAGATAAAAAGGACCGGGAGGTTCCAGAGGGCGGCCAGGTTCATCGATTCGTGAAACTCCCCTTCGGAGACGGCTCCGTCACCGAAGAAACAGCAGGTGACACGCTTTTTGCCCTGCATCTTGTCAGCCAGGGCCAATCCCACCGCCAGTGGCAAGCCGCCGCCGACGATGGCGTTACCGCCGTAGAACCGGGTCTTGTCGTCAAATATGTGCATCGACCCGCCTCGCCCCCGGCTGCAACCCTCCTGTTTGCCGTACATTTCCGCCATGATGGCGCCGGCGGATATGCCACGGGCCAAGGCGTTGCCGTGTTCGCGGTAGGTGCCCACTGAGGCATCCTCCGGTTCAAGCGCCGCGCTCACGCCAGCGGCCACCGCCTCTTCACCAATATAGAGATGCAGAAAGCCGCGGATCTTCATCTTGGTGTAGAGTTCAGCAGCCTTCTCTTCAAAACGCCGTATGCGCACCATCTGATACAGCAGCTGTCGCGCATGCGCAGGATCAACCCCGGCCCCTGCCGAGCCGCTTGTCGCTTTTACCTTCATTCGTCTACCTCCAGTGTCGATGTGTCGCCCTCGGCGAGCCCCAGCTCACGCGCCTTGAGTAGCCGCCGCATGATTTTGCCGCTGCGGGTCTTGGGCAGATTGTCACGAAATTCAATCTCTTTCGGAGCCACCGCCGAGCCAAGCTTCTTGCGTGCGAAGCCGATGAGTTCCAGACGCAACTCTTCGCTGGGTTCTGTGCCCGGCTTAAGGGTGACGAAGGCCTTGACCAACTCACCGATCAATGCTTCGGGCTTGCCGATGACGCCTGCCTCAGTCACCGCCGGATGCTCCAGCAGCGCGCTTTCGACTTCGAACGGCCCGACCATATGGCCCGAGGTTTTGATAATGTCATCGGCACGGCCGACAAACCAGAAATAGCCGTCCGCATCGCGATAAGCCAGATCACCGGTTATGTACCAGTCGCCGACAAAGCATTTGCGGTAGCGCTGCTCCTCATGAAGATAAGCACGGAACATGGAGGGCCAGCCGGGCCGTAAGGCCAGTTCGCCCTGGGTGCCCGGTTCGGTAACTGCTTCGGCCCTTTCCCCGGTGCCGCGCCGCACGATCGCCGCCTCGATCCCCGGCAGCGGTAAGCCCATAGAACCAGGGCGGATGTCTACGGCTGGGTAATTGGCGATCATAATGCCGCCTGTTTCGGTCTGCCACCAGTTGTCATGGATTGGTAGGCCCAGACTTTGCTGTCCCCAGGATACGGCTTCGGGGTTGAGCGGTTCACCAACGCTATGAATGCAGCGCAGGTGGCTCAGATCATACTGTTTGGTGGGATCGATGGCCAGGCGCATCAGTCGCCGAATGGCTGTGGGGGCTGTGTACCAGATATTTACCTGCTGCTCCTCCAGCAGCTGGTACCAGCGCTTGGCATCGAACTCTGCTTCGTCGATGATGTTGGTTACGCCGTGAACGAGAGGGGCGATAATGCCGTAGGAGGTGCCGGTGACCCAGCCGGGGTCGGCGGTGCACCAGAAAACATCTCCGGGGTGAAAATCGAGTACGTACTTACCGGTCAGGTAGTGGGTAAGCACCGCATTGTGTACATGAACAGCACCCTTCGGCATCCCCGTGGTACCACTGGTAAAATGGACAATCGCCATATCCTCCGGGTCAGTCGGTGGAATGATAAACGCGTCCGCAGCCTCTTCCATACGTCTGGGCAGCGACCAGAGGCCTTCACCGATATCTTGCGCCGCATCGATGAGCAGGATATGTTT from the Desulfotalea psychrophila LSv54 genome contains:
- a CDS encoding alpha-ketoacid dehydrogenase subunit beta; this translates as MSEKNMIQTTYREAVRAAMREAMQRDKRVFLLGEDVGRYGGCFAVSKGLLEEFGPERIIDTPLSESAFTGAGIGAALGGMRPIVEIMTVNFSLLAADQIINNAATFLHMSGGLFNVPLVIRMSTGGGKQLAAQHSHSLEGWYAHVPGIKVLTPATLEDARGMLWTALEDPDPVLIFEHQGLLNMEGPLAADAGAVDIDRALIRRRGRDLTIITYGASLFKALEAAEALAGEGIEAEVIDLRTLRPLDEETFLSSIATTHRALIVDEGWRSGGISAEISARIMEGAFYDLDVPVERICGAEVPMPYAKHLEDAAMPQAETIVTTAKRMVASND
- the pdhA gene encoding pyruvate dehydrogenase (acetyl-transferring) E1 component subunit alpha, which translates into the protein MKVKATSGSAGAGVDPAHARQLLYQMVRIRRFEEKAAELYTKMKIRGFLHLYIGEEAVAAGVSAALEPEDASVGTYREHGNALARGISAGAIMAEMYGKQEGCSRGRGGSMHIFDDKTRFYGGNAIVGGGLPLAVGLALADKMQGKKRVTCCFFGDGAVSEGEFHESMNLAALWNLPVLFICENNLYAMGTALERSQSVTDLTRKAVSYRIAASAVDGMDVLAVEAAANEAVNAVRSGQKPYFLECRTYRFRAHSMFDPELYRSKAEVDKWKKRCPIDSFVKRLKKQDLLSDGDMEKLERQVAREIEEAVAFAENGTWEPVEDLTRFVYSERGTT
- the acsA gene encoding acetate--CoA ligase; the protein is MKDDSGPCKAITKAANSWAVQPNLLDYGKTCDQFSWATARRELDGLPENKGLNIAHEAVDRHANGPRGDRLAIRWLGKDGGVRDFSYSDLKRQSNRFANVLRELDIGRGERVFTLAGRVPELYFSAFGTWKNGSVFCPLFSAFGSEPIYQRLSKGDAKVLVTTERLYKQKVAALRERLPQLKHILLIDAAQDIGEGLWSLPRRMEEAADAFIIPPTDPEDMAIVHFTSGTTGMPKGAVHVHNAVLTHYLTGKYVLDFHPGDVFWCTADPGWVTGTSYGIIAPLVHGVTNIIDEAEFDAKRWYQLLEEQQVNIWYTAPTAIRRLMRLAIDPTKQYDLSHLRCIHSVGEPLNPEAVSWGQQSLGLPIHDNWWQTETGGIMIANYPAVDIRPGSMGLPLPGIEAAIVRRGTGERAEAVTEPGTQGELALRPGWPSMFRAYLHEEQRYRKCFVGDWYITGDLAYRDADGYFWFVGRADDIIKTSGHMVGPFEVESALLEHPAVTEAGVIGKPEALIGELVKAFVTLKPGTEPSEELRLELIGFARKKLGSAVAPKEIEFRDNLPKTRSGKIMRRLLKARELGLAEGDTSTLEVDE